Within the Magnetospirillum sp. ME-1 genome, the region GGTCTGGACTTCTTCGCCCACGCCCTGCTGACGCCAAAGGGCTGGAAAGCCTGGGAGAAGCTTGTCGGCCCCACGACTGGTTGACGCCTTCGGCTCATCGGGTACTATATCTGGCTCAAAATCCAGGGGAGTCCCATGACCCAGCCCGCCGTGACCGGCGAAATCCGCGAGACGCCGCTTGCCGAGGCATTGGGCGAGCGCTATCTCGCCTACGCCATGTCCACCATCGTGTCGCGCTCGCTGCCCGATGTGCGCGACGGGCTGAAGCCGGTGCATCGCCGTCTGCTGTTCGCCATGCGCCAGCTGAAGCTGGACCCCGGCGGCGGCTTCAAGAAGTGCGCCCGCGTGGTCGGCGACGTCATCGGTAAGTACCATCCCCATGGCGACGTGGCCGTCTATGACACCCTGGTGCGTCTGGCCCAGGATTTCGCCGTGCGCTATCCCCTGGTGGAAGGCCAGGGCAATTTCGGCAATATCGACGGCGATAACGCGGCGGCCATGCGGTACACCGAGGCCAAGCTGACCGAGGTGGCCGCCGCCCTGATGGAAGGGCTCGACGAGGATTGCGTCGATTACCGCCCCACCTATGACGGCACCGAGGAAGAGCCGGTGGTCATGCCGGCGGCCTTTCCCAACCTGCTGGCCAACGGCGCGGCGGGCATCGCGGTGGGCATGGCGACCAGTATTCCGCCCCACAATGTGGGCGAGATCTGCGACGCGCTGGACCATCTGATCGCCAGGCCGGAATGCGACGTGGACGAGCTGATCGCCCATATGCCCGGCCCGGATTTCCCCACCGGCGGCGTGCTGGTGGAAACCAGCGCCGCCATCACCGAGGCCTACCGCACCGGCAAGGGCGGTTTCCGGGTACGGGCCAAATGGGCGGTGGAAAAGCTGTCCCACGGCCTCTACCAGATCGTCATCACCGAGATCCCCTATCAGGTGCAGAAGTCGAAGCTGATCGAGAAGATCGCCGAGCTTCTGTCCGAGAAGAAGCTGCCGCTGCTGGCCGACATCAGGGACGAATCCGCCGAGGACATCCGGCTGGTGCTGGAGCCCAGGAACCGCACGGTCGAGGCCGAGCTGGTGATGGAGCAGCTGTTCCGCCAGACCGACCTGGAATCGCGCTTCTCCCTCAACATGAACGTGCTGGACGCGCAGGCGGTGCCGCGCGTCATGAATCTCAAGGAGGTGCTGCGCGCCTTCCTCGACCACCGCATGGTGGTGCTGGAACGCCGCGCCCGGCATCGGCTGGAAAAGATCGCCAAGCGCCTGGAGGTGCTGGAAGGCTTCCTCAAGGTCTATGCCGATCTGGACAAGGTCATCAAGATCATCCGCTTCGCCGACGAGCCCAAGGCCGAGCTGATCAAGACCTTCAAGCTGTCCGAGGTGCAGGCCGAGGCCATCCTCAACATGCGCCTGCGGAGCTTGAACAAGCTGCAGGAACTGGAGATCAAGACCGAGCACGCCGAATTGTCGGCGGAAAAGGCCGATCTCGAGGCCCTTCTGGCCGACGAGTC harbors:
- the parC gene encoding DNA topoisomerase IV subunit A, with the translated sequence MTQPAVTGEIRETPLAEALGERYLAYAMSTIVSRSLPDVRDGLKPVHRRLLFAMRQLKLDPGGGFKKCARVVGDVIGKYHPHGDVAVYDTLVRLAQDFAVRYPLVEGQGNFGNIDGDNAAAMRYTEAKLTEVAAALMEGLDEDCVDYRPTYDGTEEEPVVMPAAFPNLLANGAAGIAVGMATSIPPHNVGEICDALDHLIARPECDVDELIAHMPGPDFPTGGVLVETSAAITEAYRTGKGGFRVRAKWAVEKLSHGLYQIVITEIPYQVQKSKLIEKIAELLSEKKLPLLADIRDESAEDIRLVLEPRNRTVEAELVMEQLFRQTDLESRFSLNMNVLDAQAVPRVMNLKEVLRAFLDHRMVVLERRARHRLEKIAKRLEVLEGFLKVYADLDKVIKIIRFADEPKAELIKTFKLSEVQAEAILNMRLRSLNKLQELEIKTEHAELSAEKADLEALLADESRRWAAIAAQNAETRKAFGATTKLGKRRTELGDAPSAVVVPIEAYVEREAITMVLSEKGWIRALKGHSDNPEALKFKEGDQLGFLLKAWTTDKILVFATDGRFYTIGGDKLPSGRGHGEPLRLMIDLAGDVDIAAVLVHKPGRKLLVATNSDRGFVVEENEVLAQTRAGKMVLNCADGEKAKFCLPMEGDAVAVIGENRKLLVFMAEEIPVMSRGRGVILQKYRDGGISDIKVFTLAEGLSWPLGERTRTEADLTPWLGKRASVGRLPPTGFPRNNKFS